A region of Maridesulfovibrio sp. DNA encodes the following proteins:
- the ribB gene encoding 3,4-dihydroxy-2-butanone-4-phosphate synthase yields MNQNLLSQYGTPVERVEKGLQALREGRGILVTDNESRENEGDLIFSAEMLSDEQMAMMIRECSGIVCLCLTEEKIEQLNLPMMVEENSSRYQTGFTVTIEAAEGVTTGVSAADRVTTVKAAIADGATPADLHRPGHVFPLRARSGGVLEREGHTEATVDMMTLAGLNPCGVLCELTKPDGTMARLPEIVEFGQKHDIPVLTVDDIINYRIQIAKKAS; encoded by the coding sequence ATGAATCAGAATCTATTATCCCAGTATGGTACCCCTGTTGAGAGGGTGGAGAAAGGTCTTCAGGCTTTGCGTGAAGGCCGAGGCATTCTTGTTACTGACAATGAAAGCCGCGAGAACGAAGGTGATCTTATCTTTTCCGCGGAAATGCTCAGTGACGAGCAGATGGCTATGATGATCCGCGAATGCAGCGGCATTGTCTGCCTTTGTTTGACCGAGGAAAAGATTGAGCAGCTCAACTTGCCTATGATGGTCGAGGAGAACTCCAGCCGTTATCAGACCGGGTTCACCGTTACTATTGAAGCCGCCGAGGGCGTAACCACAGGTGTTTCCGCAGCTGATCGGGTTACCACGGTAAAGGCAGCCATTGCTGATGGCGCCACCCCTGCCGATCTGCACAGGCCCGGACATGTATTTCCCTTGCGGGCCCGGTCCGGTGGTGTGCTCGAGAGAGAAGGGCATACTGAGGCTACCGTGGATATGATGACTCTAGCAGGACTTAATCCATGTGGCGTGCTTTGTGAGCTGACCAAACCTGATGGTACCATGGCCAGACTGCCGGAGATTGTTGAGTTCGGCCAGAAGCACGACATACCTGTACTGACCGTAGATGACATAATTAATTATAGAATTCAGATTGCAAAAAAAGCCTCATAA
- a CDS encoding cupin domain-containing protein: protein MDAKNVKDVEGIKVQQIAYKGENHEVKGVTIRWLSKSGQDENGQPEYGLRHFTVEPGGEIPAHNHFYLQTVYVEKGQFECFTYDPQTDEVVESQICGPGDFVFSDCMEPHGMRNISETEEATFLCCIGCVYEK from the coding sequence ATGGACGCAAAAAATGTTAAAGATGTTGAAGGCATCAAAGTTCAGCAGATAGCCTACAAAGGCGAAAACCATGAAGTTAAAGGGGTAACCATCCGTTGGTTATCCAAATCCGGCCAGGATGAAAACGGACAGCCCGAATACGGACTGCGCCACTTCACAGTTGAACCCGGCGGAGAAATTCCGGCCCACAACCATTTCTATCTTCAGACAGTTTATGTGGAAAAGGGTCAGTTCGAATGTTTCACTTACGACCCGCAAACGGATGAAGTTGTTGAAAGCCAAATTTGCGGTCCCGGAGATTTTGTTTTTTCAGACTGCATGGAACCGCACGGCATGCGCAATATCAGCGAGACAGAAGAAGCAACATTCCTCTGCTGCATCGGTTGCGTTTACGAGAAATAA